AGGGTTGCGGCGCCCTGATATCCCAAACGTGACAGTGTGAAGATGAGCTCACAGAAACCAGCTGTGACGGCGAGTGTGGAGAAAACGTAGCCTGGTACATGCAATCTGTGGGATGCTTTCCTGTTTGCTTAGTGGAAAGTGGGACGAAAGGTCCGTCCACTGAGGGCGAAGAATCCGTCGATGAGACGAGTGTAAGCATGGACTGCTGTCGATTTGGTGACCAGACTTTGATTGTACCGTCCCatgacgaggagcagaaaattCCTTTGTCTACCATGTTCCAATAAACGGAGAAGACCTCTCTGGTATGTTCTTGGTATCTTTGAATGGGGAATCTCTGCAGGGAAATGTCGAACAAAGAAATGGAGCCATCACCAGCACATGTCAGAACCTGGTTTTCGTGAATTTCAGACCACGCCACGTCGAACAAGCCGTCTTGGGTCTCAAACTCTGTATCTTGCACCACCATGCCATTGTCTTGAATAGACAAGATGACGAGTTTTCCGTTCCCCACAAGCCCATAGTTGGCTGCAGTGGCTACAGCAAGCTTGTTGTCGTAGAAAGGGGAATATTTGCACGCATAACCATTATATCCAGTAGTCCTGTATTGGAGCATGAACCGTTTTTCtataaaaatatttatctTAGTTAACGTAATGACTACTTTTCATTAGACGTTATCGACGTGGTAGGGGACGACCCACTATTCCAAACGGAGCTTATCTTTTCTGTGCGTGAACTATCTCCGTCACCTGATTTGCCGTCGTCTTGATGCATTGAAAAGAATGGTGAGCTAGGCATCATGATACCTTGTCTACGTTCGTCGGGCTGTGCAACCGAAACTTTTGATTTATCAGCTTCGTGAGACTCGTTGGTCAAAATCTGTGTCAGCAGACCGGTCAGGTGGTCCCCGCCATCAATGCATTGTGTCTGAACGGTGTCTGCATCCTTTGGGGTCGTTTCAAATTTATCCTTTGGAGTTTTGTCAAATTTGAAGTTCAGAGGAgagctcgttttcgatCCTGCCTTCAAAATATTATATACTTCTGGATCGTCCTCAAACTGACCATCAACTGGCtcatcttcctcgtcgtGCGTAAACAGGTTATTGATCCATTGGTCGTTGGGCGAGGTTTTGGTTGGTGATCCCGGTTGCTCCACATTGGAAAACGATTCTATGAGGCGGTGCAGACTGGGAGAAATGTCGTGGACCATGAGAGATTGCGGTTGGTCTCCCTGTGTCTCATCTGCGGGTGCGTTGTTTTCCTTATCATCATCGTCGAGAGGAATTAGAGTGGTGTTCAGCTTGGTGGCATTAATTGGCGATTCGTTGTCGCTGGATTCTGGCGACTCCTTTTTGGAATCGTAGAGCGGGTCGAGGTCAGTGAGAGGATTCTGGGCGGGCGATGACCTGTCGggctccagcttctcgtgCTTTCTCGCGCTCGTGGCCAGAGGGGAGGAGATGTTCTCGTCGTTAGCTCTGGCTTTGTTCAACTTCTGTCGTTTGCGTGCTGCGGTTGCCAGATTATCAGCTATTGGCGACATCTTCGCGTAGGGGCCGTCCACAAGACCTTTCACTCCCAAGTCGCCACGCTCGCGGAGCATCTTTGTGTCATTTTTTGCGTGCAGAGTCGAACAAATGTTACAAAGCAAGCCCGAGTTGCCGAACTCAAATATACCGTCTTTGTGAAACCTGTATGGGGGATTAGAAGTCGAAGTGCAATTGACGCAACGTTGAACTGTGACAGGCTTCGAGAATTTGGAGTGGTTGCCTGTACTCACGTCCCCTATCTTCACGACGCTACTGATGAAacttttgtttttcttggcttTGGTCGGAGGATCGGTAGCTTTCATGAGTTTCTCGAAGTTAGAGAATCTTGATGCGATGGCATCTTCGCGTGATTCGAGGGAGGTATTGTTCTGATCGGACATCATTATGCGGTGCGCAAGACTGTTTTGGCTAATGAACGGGAGAGATTGTGTTCTGGTGGCTAGTTGCGGGATGCTGGTGAGAGAATTGAAAGGCCTTTTTCGAGTCTCGCTATTAGAATCTGACGACTCGCTAGGCAAGAACATGGGACTGCTGCTGTCTGAGGGATTAGGGTTCGGTGTTTCAAGTTTGGAATATTGGAAAGACGTTGGATGCTTGCTCACTACGTTGAAGCGTAGTTTCACCTCCAAAGTATCAGCACCCACGCCAGAGCcattgatgatgttgaCAAAGTTTTTGCACACGCGTCCGGTGATGATCACGGGCGTTCGTCTTTCCATGAGCTTGGAATAAAGCCCGAACCCCACAAACGGCTCGTCCACCTCAACGACGTCTTTGGAATAGATCGAATAGTCCAGACCTTCTCGGAAACACTCTGGAGACATGTTGTGGATGAGCTCTAAACATTTGCGGATGTCAATACACCCTATAACGGCGCCATTGTGCGGAGGCTGTTGTGGAAGTTGGATGATTTTCGATGAAAGAGGCCGTTTAGATCTCACCAAGAACTGCGTTGTGTTGTCGAATGTGTACAAAACCTTGAGAATTACGCTTTGAGTATAGGTCTGTACCTGGCTGTTACTCATAGTGAGCAATACAGTAAGTTGCTAAATTATAAACAATCTTCAAATCCCTTGAACACAAGACGAACCTGAAAATGACATAAGCAGAGATCTGAAAGGACTTGTCTACTGTATTTCAAACAACCGTTCTTGGTCGCACCGTGTTTTTTCCTATTTTGGGACGCGTATTGCAGATAATCTTTTTTCCTGTCGCGTTTATAAAAAGCCTAAAATATGAGGTAAGCAAAGTCAAAAAATCCGTTTTAAATGTGAATCGGCCAAAGCAAAGCGAGAAGATGTGGCTAAATGCCTCTCATGCATTCTAAGCCACTTTTGTGACAGAAGCAAACGGAGGATGAGAAAGGCTTTTAATCGGCTCTTTGTATCTCTTgttgatttcctcgtcgctgatcttcttcagttGCATCGTTTCTGCATCCTCGAGAATCAGCGTTTTGTAGTAGCTCCATTTGAAAATCGTCCACCAGGTGTGATAAAACTTAAAGTTGGGCCACAGCGTGTTGGAGAACTCAATCACGCTATCCTGATGGCATTGCCATAACATGTAGTCGCTGAGACGTGTGTGACCTGATGTTCTCACCAAGATATCCACCTTTTCCGCTTCTCCACGATAGTAAAAGTTCTCTTCCACAGTGTGTTCGTCAATGCTGTCCACACCCAGTTCGTTACGCTTCACTTTCTGAACGATTTCCGACATCGAATGGACGATGTCATCTCTGGACGTGTAGGGAAATGCAATGAACAGATTATGGCTACCATGCGAAACAGTTGATTCCTCAATCTTTTCCAGATCTGCCAAAACATCAGTGGGCACGAGACTACGATTTCCCACTATTTTGATGGCGACATCGTAGTCCCTGAAATCGGTGTCCTCATTAGCAATGTATGCAAGTCTGCTCTTCAGAAGGGAGAATATAGTATCTATCTCGTTCTGAGGTCTGTTAAAATTCTCGATTGAAAAAGCGTAAACCGTGACATCCTTGACCCCCAACTTGAAGCAGCAATTGAGCACTTTGGCCAGAGATTCCGCACCTGCTCTGTGACCTTCTTTCAGTGGAAGACCAGCATTTTTGGCGTATCGTCTGTTACCGTCCATCACAAAAGACAGATGGTTAGGGACCGGTCCTTAATGTTAGTGGGAGATTTTTCCTACTCACCTGTTTTCAGCACCGACAACAAAAagtcctggaaaaagccATTGACGTAGTCAATGCCTGGCAATCTAGACAGAACTGAGGTGATCAAAGAAGACATTAAGAACTGAGTTTCAACCAAGATCAAATCTACGTAATGCAAGTTACAATTTATCGATCCCTTTTTTCAATTATATAATATTCACACAAAAAGCACACCGGCTTAGAATCTTACAGATCCAAACAGCCAGTTAAGTAAACATACAAAACTCAAAACTTTTGGAATCGGAAATCGGTCTAGAGTAGAGCCACGATAGCGGAAACAGCAAGAACACCTCCAGTAATGAAGTAAGGGTAAGCTTGAACTTTGTCTGCTCCAGACTTACTGGAGGTGCTGTTAGACGAGGAACCGCTCCTTTTGGATGTATGGCCACTGCCGGCAGACGAAGATTTCTTTGAACCTTCAGCCTTAGAGGTTTTAGAGGTTTTAGAGGTTGTGTGAGTGCCACCCAAGCCACCCGTAGCGCCACCACTGGATTTAGCACCGTTAGttgttccagaaaccaaTCCTCCTAAGTAGCTGGAAGTTTTGCCAGTTGCAGCAGGGCCTCCTGCTGCGGCAGAAGATGCGACTCCAGTGATAGAGCTGCTAGCTGCTCCCACTTTAGAAGCTGCTCCGGAGGAAGCCCCAGCTATATCACTTGCGGCATCTGCATTTTGGCCAAGAACagccaaaatcaaaatcgATGTAGCGTATCTGAGATTCATCCTGAGAATTAGTATAAAGTAGCGGAACATGCAAGCCAGATGGAGGTATTTATATTCCAGCGCTATGGCCGCGTGGCAGGTAGGCGGTTGCTAATTATAGTGGGTGCGTTGCACATATCGGGAAGAGTACTACGCCCCTACTATAGTTGGAACAAGTCTAGGTCGGGTAGCGAATGGTAATTTTCTCGATATTTTAGGATTTACATGGTTCACAAGCCCCGGAATAGCTAAATTTCGCCTAATTAAGTCGTCGGACATGCAATTCTGTACTTCCttttgagtttgacaaTGCTGACAGGGTTAAAGTATCGGTTGCTATTTTTGTAACTTTCCGAAAGCTGGCACTCGAAACTCCTGCCAAGAGGACCTGCGAGGCACACGCGTCTTCTGGTGTAACTTTCAGACCCGTAGCTGATAGTTTAACGGATTCTAACTCCAGAAACTAAATGCCACTTTGAAGGTCTCAGGTGTGCGCATTCTGAATATATCAAATAAATTTGCCATCCAAATAAGTACATAATGTTTTTGACGAGAAGTGAATACGACCGTGGAGTGTCCACTTTCTCCCCGGAAGGCCGTTTATTCCAAGTGGAATACTCCTTGGAGGCCATCAAACTCGGTTCGACTGCCATTGGAATTTGTACCAGTGAGGGAGTGATTTTGGGAGTCGAGAAAAGAGTTACCTCATCTTTGCTCGAGAGCGATAGTATCGAGAAGATCATGGAGATCGACCGACACATTGGATGTGCAATGTCTGGCCTGACTGCAGATGCTCGGTCGATGATCGACCATGCTCGAGTTGCCTCTGTGCAGCACGATTTATATTACCACGAGAAAATAGGCGTTGAATCGCTGACGCAATCTGTGTGTGATTTGGCTCTGCGTTTCGGCGAAGGAGCGTCTGGCGAAAAGAGATTAATGTCTAGACCGTTCGGAGTGGCTTTGCTCATTGCCGGTTACGATGACGACAAGGGCCCTCAGTTATACCATGCGGAACCATCAGGAACGTTCTATAGATACGACGCAAAGGCCATTGGATCTGGTTCAGAGGGAGCTCAGGCAGAGTTGCAAAATGAGTATCATAAATCGCTGACGCTGGCAGATGCCGAAGTCTTGGCATTGAAAATTCTCAAGCAGGTcatggaggaaaaactAGACTCTACAAACGCGCAACTGGCAAGTGTGACTAAAGAACACGGATTTCGAATTTACGAAGATAAAGAGGTCGCCAAAATCATTGATATTCTCAAAGAGCAAGAGCAAGCGGAGGAGCAAATCTGAAGTAGGATATAATAACATAGTTACTTCTATTATACATATTTAACTCTGCAACATGTCGATATATTGAGAGTATTCGGGAAAGTCTTTAAGCTTTGTCACTATAGCTTTCTCCAGCTTATTCGCGTTCTTGTAGAAAGTGGTGTTGTCACCATTGTATTGTCTGCAATTGTTGAAAATTAGTTTGCAATCGTATATGAAATCGTCAAAAGTTTCATATGCGTCATTCTCTAACTTCACCTCCATAGTGCTCAGATCCATTGGCTCCTTGATTACCTCGTAGTAGTCAGGAACCTCGTCTTTGTTAACAGGTTGCAGGAACGGCCAGTTTGAAGGATGGTTTTGCATCTCTGTGAACAGTGTTAGCATCACGACGTGATGTGGACCGCGTTTAGGTTTTTgtgccagctcgtccattTCGGCCGTCCATCCGGCCTCTTTAACTCCAGGAATTGTGATTGGGTCTAATGGTTTAGCATTTGGCTTTGAAAAGTGTTTCAGGCCCGGTCTAACCACATGCGACTGGCTGATGGATCTGATCTTGGAGAGAATGGCAGCTTTTTGCAACATCAGGATTTTTGCACTATCCAAATATCGTATTCTGGGGAGAAGCGAGCATTGCATCAACGTTCCCCCTTCATAGTCCTTTATGTAGCCCATCCACACTTTTTTCGGTAACGTTATCTCTTTGGTAAAACCCTGCTTTTTAAAATAACCAATGGCATAATTATCAGCGTACGTTAAAAAATACTTGATTTTTGTGGTCGATGTCACATAATCTTTCAAATGATTCATCATATGGGCACCGTAACCTCTCACCTGCTCAGTGGACGAGATGGCACAAAAGACAATTTCTGCAAACTCGTGGCTTTCAAAAGGACGATATGTGACTCCTCCGACAACATGAAGCGGTTTGCGCACCACGGCAATTGATACATGCGATCTATCGTAGACAAGCCGAGCAATGTACGCTTTGGGCATCTCGGGGAGCTGCTTTTGAAATACATTTTTCAGTCCCGTCAAGATCATCATGTTTTCCTTCGTGTTGTCATTATTGACAACCCGCAATTCAATCTTGccttctcgttcttcaatGACACcggctttttctttgtaTGTGTATGTGTGGCCGTCGAATTCAAATGGTACCAATCGCTTTTTGTCATCGTCATCTGCGGTCTCTTGTTCGCCATCTTGGTCAGCATTCGCATCTGTTCCAGCCTCCGGACTGTGATTCAAGTTGTGCTCAGGCTCCTCGGTTTTAACCTTTTTTAAGTCTCGCccgtcttcgtcctcagacTTCCTTTTAAGATCGTCTGTCATGGCAATAATTACGGGCTGGTGGACCTCGATTAATTTCTCCAACGAAAAAAGAGACGGTTTGGGCCGATCGACGTTTTCGTCCgagtcaaaaaaaaatcattaAAAAAGTACTgttaatttaatttaatttaatttaaaTTTCAGACACGTACAATGGCTCATCCGAAAATGGTCATCTTGCCAGGACCTCAGGCCCTGTCGAGCTTTAGAGTGGCCACTTTGGTGAATAATATTAACACACTGGTGAACTCGTCCGTTGTGATGAGTGTCAAGTCGTGTCAGATTCACTATATCCATTGCAAAGAGGATCTTGATCCTACTtcttttgaaaagctggcGACATTGCTGAAATATGACAATGAGCTCGACCTCAACGACCCACTCGACTCTAAGCTGAGTAAGCTAGTTCAAGTGACTGACAAAGGAGAAGCTTTCAGTTCGCTGCTATCGCAAGACGAGAACTCTGATTTGTACCTTATAAGAATTCTCCCGAGACCGGGAACCATTTCTTCGTGGTCCTCCAAAGCCACCAATATCGTTGAAGTCTGCGGTCTGGGTGACAAAATCGACAGAGTTGAAAGAGGTATGGCTATTCTTTTACAGATGAGACCGGGCTTTCCAATATTGCAGTATTTTGCGAGCGACAAGTATGCCTGTTTGAGTTCCATTTATGACAGAATGACGCAGTCCCTTTACATCAATGAAAAGGTGCCGGTGTACGACGATCTTTTCATGGAGCATGAACCGAAACCACTAAAGTACGTGGATTTGATTTCTTCCAAGGATAATCTGCTTTCCGCTAATAAGGAGCTTGGACTGGCTCTTGATGACGGCGAGATTGAATATCTGATGAATGCTTTTAAGGACATCCTGGGAAGAAACCCAACTGATGTTGAGTTGTTCATGTTCGCTCAGGTTAACTCGGAACATTGCAGACATAAGATTTTTAATGCTGACTGGCAGATCGATGGACAGAAGAAAGACATGTCTCTGTTCCAGATGATCAGAAACACCCACAAGCTGAATCCCAAATATACTGTTAGTGCTTACAGCGATAACGCGGCAATTTTCCAAGGACCGGAGGCTTACTTTTACGCCCCAGATGCGTCCACAGGATACAAGTGGAGCTCAAAGAAGGAGACTGTTCACACTCTCATCAAGGTGGAGACTCACAACCACCCTACAGCAGTGTCACCTTTCCCGGGTGCTGCCACTGGCTCTGGTGGTGAGATCAGAGACGAAGCTGCAGTCGGCAGAGGTTCTAAGTCGAAATGCGGActttctggattttcaGTGTCCGATCTAATTATTCCGACTCTTCGCCAACCGTGGGAGCTCGACGTGGGAAAGCCTGGACACATCGCGTCGTCTTTTGACATTATGATCGAGGCACCGTTGGGATCTGCTGCCTTCAACAACGAGTTTGGAAGACCTTGTATCAACGGGTACTTTAGAACCTTGACCACGAAAGTTGTCAATGGTGAcaacaaggaggagattCGCGGGTTCCATAAGCCTATCATGATCGCCGGAGGTATGGGGGCTGTGAGACCAGAGTTGGCATTGAAATCAGAGCACAAGATCACTCCAGGCTCTGCCATTATAGTTCTTGGAGGTCAGTCCATGCTTATTGGTTTGGGTGGAGGTGCCGCTTCATCGGTCGCATCTGGCGAGGGCACGGCAGATTTGGACTTTGCGTCGGTCCAGAGAGGCAACCCAGAGATGCAAAGAAGAGCACAGCAGGTTATCGACGCATGTAATGCTTTTGGCTCCAACTCTCCTATTCAGTGTATCCACGACGTGGGAGCAGGAGGGCTGTCGAATGCCCTGCCTGAGCTGGTTCACGACAATGACCTTGGTGCCAAGTTTGAGCTCAGAGAAATCCTCTCTCTGGAACCAGGAATGTCTCCTCTAGAGATCTGGTGTAACGAATCGCAGGAGAGATTTGTCTTGGGGGTTGGCCAGCAGGATTTGCAATTGTTCAAAAAGATTTGCGAGAGAGAGAGATGTCCGTACTCCGTTGTTGGTGTTGCAACCAACGAGAAGAGACTGGTTTTGACAGACAGGCTACTGGGAACTACCCCTATCGATTTGGACATGAGTCTGCTGTTTGGTAAGCCTCCGAAGATGTCTCGTGAAGATGTTTCCAAGACACCAAAGCTCGAGCCCGTGTCCATTGCCCCGGATACCTCTCTCGATGAGGCATTAAGCAGAGTGTTGCAGCTGCCTTCGGTGGGGTCCAAGTCGTTCCTAATAACCATTGGTGACAGAACGGTTACTGGTTTGGTTGACAGAGACCAGTTCGTCGGCCCATGGCAGGTACCTGTGGCCGACGTTGGTGTTACGGCCACCTCCCTTGGAGACGAGGTGGTGTCTACGGGTGAGGCTCTAGCAATGGGCGAAAAGCCTACCTTGGCTCTaatttctgctgctgcttcgGCCAAGATGTGTGTTGCAGAGTCTCTTCTGAACCTTCTCGCTGCAGACATCAAGGATCTTGATTTCGTCAAGCTTTCGGCTAACTGGATGGCGCCTGCAAGTCATCCTGGAGAAGGCGCTGCACTGTACGAAGCCGTTCAAGCCATCGGATTGGAACTCTGTCCGGAACTCGGCGTGTCCATTCCAGTGGGTAAAGACTCCATGTCAATGAAGATGTCTTGGGATAAGAAAGAAGTGGTTGCACCTATGTCGTTGATCATCACTGCATTTGGCGGTGTGGAGAACACTTCCAACACGTGGACGCCTGTGTTGCAAAGGGTCGACAACTCTGTGCTTGTGCAAGTTGACCTGGCTGCTTTAACAACGGCCTCGCTCGGTGGGTCTGCTTTGGCCCAGGTTTATAACCAAGTTGGTGACTCGTGTCCGTCAGTTCATGATGCTCgtcttttgaaaaactttATCCGTGCACTCTTGGTCCTGCACAAAAAGTTTGAGGTTCTTGCCTACCACGACAAGTCCGACGGCGGTTTAATCGTTACCTTATTGGAAATGGCCTTTGCTGCCAGATGCGGCTTGGAAATCGATATTGCTGACCCTAAGAGAGACATGTTTACCTCTCTCTTCAACGAGGAACttggagctgttttccaAATCAAAAGCGAAGATTATGCGGACTTTGTGCAGATTCTTGCCTCTACCGGTGTTCCAGAGTCGACCGTGTCCATCGTTGGAAAACCTATTTTTGATGCTGAGCAGCAAATCAACGTGATTTACAATGGATCGACTGTCCTAAAGAAATCCAGAGGCTCACTGCAACAAACATGGTCTTTGACTTCGTATCACATGCAAAGACTGAGAGACAATCCACAAACTGCCGACCAGGAGTTTCAGTCGATCCTCGACAACCAGGACCCAGGCCTTACTTATAAGCTAACTTTTGATCCATCGGACGATCTCATGCTTTCATCCTTGACCAACCGCCCTAAAGTGGCCATTTTGAGAGAACAGGGTGTCAACGGTCAACAAGAGATGGCCTGGTGTTTCCAACAGGCCGGCTTCGACTCCATTGATGTCCACATGACCGATATCATTTCCGGAAAAATCACCTTGGACAGCTTTGTTGGTATTGCTGCTTGTGGAGGATTCTCTTACGGTGATGTCCTGGGAGCTGGTAACGGTTGGGCTACATCTGTCCTCTACAACGATCGTGCCAGAGCCGAGTTCtacaagtttttccaggAAAGAACAGACACTTTTGCTTTCGGTGCGTGTAACGGTTGTCAATTCTTGTCCAAGATAAAGGAATTAATTCCAGGTACCGAGTACTGGCCgtcttttgaaagaaacAAGTCTGAGCAGTACGAAGCAAGAGTTTGTACCATTGAGATTATAGAAGAGAACACTGAGAACCCGCTCATATTTTTCGACGGCATGCGTGGATCGAGAATTCCAATCGCCGTTGCTCACGGGGAGGGACGAGCTCATTTTGGTAATGCAGAAGCCAACCTTGGGAAATTTGTCGATCAGGGATTGGTCGCTGCAAGATATGTCGATAACTATGGTCTTCCTACAGAGAAGTATCCGTTCAATCCAAACGGTTCGCCGAACGGAATTACTGGTGTCCGCACTCCAAACGGCAGAGTTTTGGCCATGATGCCTCATCCCGAAAGAGTTTGCAGACTAGAGGCAAACTCATACTATCCAGCATCTGAAGCTGCCAACTGGGGTGGTTATGGACCTTGGATCAGAATCTTTAGGAACGCCAGAAGATGGGTTGCCAGTAATGAATAGCTAATGTATAGATAATGCAATATTGAGAATTGAAGACACTATAACATGGCCAGCGAAATAAGAACTCCATCCTCAATTCTTGTGCCCAGTGGAATTTCTAGTATACAGTCCATCATTTGTTGGGGCTCAGCCACCCCTTCAATGGATTCAGATTTGAATGCTTTATTAATGTCGTTCCATTTAGCCACAACCAGCAAAAGCCTTTTGTCTGTTTCTTTCTGGTAGCTCGGGAGTCCAGTTGCAGGCTGATCATTAGAAAAGTAATCGCCACTGCTCACATATATGCATCTATCATATCCCTCGGTGTATCCTGGCTCAGTGAATAAGCTACTAAACTTTGTGGCCACCCGAACGTGGTATCCGAAAGTCTTTAAAGCACCTGCTTTCCCATAAGCATCGTCTGGGGATACCACTCTTTTGGTCTTCGTGTTCACAGTGACTCTTGTATTGATAGGAATTTCCTTCTCGAGTTCCAGCATTTTGCGCTCTCCTATGTTGACGAACTTGGTAGTGGTgggctttttctttttcaacaccTTACCTTCAGCATTTTTCTTTACCACTGATTTTTTCGGAATCGAGATACCTTCTCTGAAACAAGAAGCAGCGTCGTTTTGCATGTATGGAAGGGTGGAAATCAAAggcagctttttggctATCTTGAAGTATTCTATCACGGAGGCTTGAAACACGGTTTTCACCAGATATGGAGGTGTCGTGAAGaattgaagaagagcagcaagaagCCTAGATGAGTCGCTTGCGGAAGTACCcttctcctcaaacttggTCTTATTCGATTCTACAGCTTCTATGTTTTCTGGCACATCAAGAATAACTATCTCCCCGACGTTGTAAGTGCAAGCTGCTCTGGCTATTTGATAGGCAGTAAACGTAGCCTGTTCCAAGTTTTTACAGCTGCGGCGTGAAATGCATGACGATGGTATACAAAGTGTAATGGAAGAAGTCATCCTAAGgaagttttttttcaggtcaaatttatttttcccCCGGCTGTGCAcgatcttcaaaaacttaAAAGATAAGAAATGGTCCTTGTCGCCGCTGGACAACTTTGTGCTTCCAATGTTTTGAAAGACAACGCTACTGCTGCGATCAATCTGATTACAAAGGCTGCAAGCCTGAAATGTAAGGTTTTATTTTTACCAGAAGCATCAGATTATATTGCACGGAATGCGCAACAAAGTAAAGAGATTGTGAAGTCCGTCTCAGAGTCGCCTTTTGTGCTGGCCATTCAAAAAAAGCTGCAAGAACTTCACGCTGCCGGGAATTCCCTTTCTGTTTCAGTGGGTATTCATGAGCCTTCTGAGACTTCTGACCGTGTTAAGAATACCCTGATATGGTTCAATGAAGCAGGTGAAATTGTTCAGAGATATCAGAAAATCCATCTTTTCGATGTGGACATTAAGAACGGGCcgattttgaaagagtcgCAATCCGTTGAACCAGGATCGAAAGTTCTTAAACCGTTCCCAACCGCAATTGGCAACGTTGGATTAGGGATCTGCTATGATCTACGTTTTCCCGAGCTGGCCTTGAGATTGAGAAGTGAAGGAGCCCAAGTTTTAACTTATCCCTCTGCTTGGACAATGAAAACAGGCCCTCATTTCCAGATCCTGGCTCAATCAACCGCCATTTTTACTCAATGCTATGTTGTGATGCCTGCACAAAAGGGAAAACACAAGGTTGAGGACGGAACGGTGACTAATAGAGAGTCTTACGGCCACACTTGTATTATCGATCCTTCAGGAACTATTCTTGCTCAGTGCACAGATATTGACGATGTAGAGGACATCTGCATCGCCGATATCGATCTTGGTAAGCTGGAGGTCATCAGGAAAAATATGCCTCTTTGGAGCCAGAGAAGACCGGATGTCTTCGGCTACAAAGTCTAAGATAGTACAATTATGTAATcttaaaaaaataaaaaaaggTAGCAACAAATAACGCTATATCCTACCATGTCTATGTTGAAAAgtcttcaaaatctccaaGGGACCATTACCATATTGTAAGTTTACTCATTATGTGACTAATTTGTAGC
This window of the Ogataea parapolymorpha DL-1 chromosome VII, whole genome shotgun sequence genome carries:
- a CDS encoding Phosphoribosylformylglycinamidine synthase, whose amino-acid sequence is MAHPKMVILPGPQALSSFRVATLVNNINTLVNSSVVMSVKSCQIHYIHCKEDLDPTSFEKLATLLKYDNELDLNDPLDSKLSKLVQVTDKGEAFSSLLSQDENSDLYLIRILPRPGTISSWSSKATNIVEVCGLGDKIDRVERGMAILLQMRPGFPILQYFASDKYACLSSIYDRMTQSLYINEKVPVYDDLFMEHEPKPLKYVDLISSKDNLLSANKELGLALDDGEIEYLMNAFKDILGRNPTDVELFMFAQVNSEHCRHKIFNADWQIDGQKKDMSLFQMIRNTHKLNPKYTVSAYSDNAAIFQGPEAYFYAPDASTGYKWSSKKETVHTLIKVETHNHPTAVSPFPGAATGSGGEIRDEAAVGRGSKSKCGLSGFSVSDLIIPTLRQPWELDVGKPGHIASSFDIMIEAPLGSAAFNNEFGRPCINGYFRTLTTKVVNGDNKEEIRGFHKPIMIAGGMGAVRPELALKSEHKITPGSAIIVLGGQSMLIGLGGGAASSVASGEGTADLDFASVQRGNPEMQRRAQQVIDACNAFGSNSPIQCIHDVGAGGLSNALPELVHDNDLGAKFELREILSLEPGMSPLEIWCNESQERFVLGVGQQDLQLFKKICERERCPYSVVGVATNEKRLVLTDRLLGTTPIDLDMSLLFGKPPKMSREDVSKTPKLEPVSIAPDTSLDEALSRVLQLPSVGSKSFLITIGDRTVTGLVDRDQFVGPWQVPVADVGVTATSLGDEVVSTGEALAMGEKPTLALISAAASAKMCVAESLLNLLAADIKDLDFVKLSANWMAPASHPGEGAALYEAVQAIGLELCPELGVSIPVGKDSMSMKMSWDKKEVVAPMSLIITAFGGVENTSNTWTPVLQRVDNSVLVQVDLAALTTASLGGSALAQVYNQVGDSCPSVHDARLLKNFIRALLVLHKKFEVLAYHDKSDGGLIVTLLEMAFAARCGLEIDIADPKRDMFTSLFNEELGAVFQIKSEDYADFVQILASTGVPESTVSIVGKPIFDAEQQINVIYNGSTVLKKSRGSLQQTWSLTSYHMQRLRDNPQTADQEFQSILDNQDPGLTYKLTFDPSDDLMLSSLTNRPKVAILREQGVNGQQEMAWCFQQAGFDSIDVHMTDIISGKITLDSFVGIAACGGFSYGDVLGAGNGWATSVLYNDRARAEFYKFFQERTDTFAFGACNGCQFLSKIKELIPGTEYWPSFERNKSEQYEARVCTIEIIEENTENPLIFFDGMRGSRIPIAVAHGEGRAHFGNAEANLGKFVDQGLVAARYVDNYGLPTEKYPFNPNGSPNGITGVRTPNGRVLAMMPHPERVCRLEANSYYPASEAANWGGYGPWIRIFRNARRWVASNE
- a CDS encoding hydrolase NIT2, whose translation is MVLVAAGQLCASNVLKDNATAAINLITKAASLKCKVLFLPEASDYIARNAQQSKEIVKSVSESPFVLAIQKKLQELHAAGNSLSVSVGIHEPSETSDRVKNTLIWFNEAGEIVQRYQKIHLFDVDIKNGPILKESQSVEPGSKVLKPFPTAIGNVGLGICYDLRFPELALRLRSEGAQVLTYPSAWTMKTGPHFQILAQSTAIFTQCYVVMPAQKGKHKVEDGTVTNRESYGHTCIIDPSGTILAQCTDIDDVEDICIADIDLGKLEVIRKNMPLWSQRRPDVFGYKV